One Archangium violaceum genomic window, TCCAACAGTCCTGCTCCGTCTCGCAAAGGGCCTCATGGCAGAGCGCCGCCGTCGTGGACTCTTGCTCTGCCAGAGAGGCATCGCCCCGCGAGGAGCCTTCACAGATAGCGGCCGGAGCGGAGGCGAGCCCGGTCGAGGGCTCGGCGTGGACCACCGGGGCGAAGGAAACCAGGAGCGCGGCGCTCCAGGACAACAGATGGCGGAGGGGCATCATGTGGGGTCCTTGGGTCAAGGCACGTCGCGTCGGTGCGAGCGCCCCTGGGAGGGTACCTCACGAAAAGTGGGGAGGGTGTCCGTGATTCCGTATGGATATTCCATACGGCTCTACCGCAAGACGGTTCCGACACCTCGGGCCCTACGAGTCGTTTGACCCCCTGACGGGCCGCGCGCGTGGGTTGTCAAACACTCCTGGTGAATGTGGTCTCCCGTTTTGTTCACTCCAGGTGAGACCCTGGCCAGGCCAGCACCCGACGACGCATAGCGATTCCCCCGCGCCCCAGGAGCCACAGATGGCGAAGCAATTCATTACTCCGGCGAATCAAATCGACTTTCCCGATGATGAGCGGAAGCAGAGCGCCCTGAACCAGCAGTGGACGACCAACCTCACGGGCTTCACGAACCAGGGAATCGTCGGGAGCCCCTGGGCGGCCACCGAATCGGCTGACAACACCTACTACTTCAATCCGACGACCGCCGATACGACGGGGGCCATCTACGCGCAGATCCAGTGGAACGCCTTTCCCGGACGTCTCAGCTACTACTACGGCAAGATCGGCGGCGGAAAGGCCAACACCGAGGGAATGGTCCTTTCCGACGAAGACCTGCTCTCGCTGGCGGACACCGGGAAGACCCTCGAGGGCATTCCGTTCGCGCAACTGCCGCAGATCATCAATCCCTGCACGGAGGAGAGGAGCCGTTATGGCCCCTTCGGTCCCCGGGGATGGCAGGATGAGTACTGCGAGTGGAGTGTCCAGCGAGACAGCAACAACAACATCGTCCGGATCGACTTCACCTGTGAGAACCCAGAGTACATGAATTCACTCTGGATGATCGATCCGCTCAAGGTCCTGGAGTTGTATCAGCGGACCCTGAACAAGCCGCAGATCCAACTCCAGGACCTGGAGTTGAAGGATCCGGCCACCGGTCAGCTCGTGATCGATCCATCGACCGGGCGGCCGGCGTACAACCCCTTGAACAAGTGGAACAACGGCCCCGTGTCGACCAGCACGCAAGGGGGGGCCATGCACCTGACCAGCACGCCCAATACGCTCCAGACGGAGATCGGCCTGGGGGCCCTGGCGGCCCCGCGCAAGTGCGGCAACTCCGACGCGGAGACGCTCATCTGTTGTGCGAATTATGGCCAGCCTCAACGCAACAGTGATCCGCATATTGGCCAGAGCGTGAATCAGCTCGTCACGTCGCCCAACCCCAATGATCCTCCCATGCGGGCCACCCTGGCCAATCCCCCGGGCCTGTACATCCAACTGCCGGACTTCGCCGGCTCCAACTACAAGACGCCGGATGGCACGGATCCGGCGGCTTGCTGGACCATCGTGCGCGGCACCCAGACGCTGACCGTGGATGGCACCCAACTTCCCGGCAACTACATCCTGCATGCCACCTTCCAGGCCCCTCCGGGCAAGAACTGGACGGTCTCGGACATCACCATCAACGGTAGGAAGATCCAGTGGGGCGGCCAGGTCGCCCAGACCTTCCTCATGCAAATCACCGGCATGGCCATTCCCGCGCAGGAGGCCGCGCCCGTCAGGGACTGCCAGGGGGACCGGACGCCGCCGCTGCCCATGCCGTTGCAACTCTTCCACGCCAACGTGTTCAACGCCCTCATCAACACCCCGGTACCCAACGTGATGGGCACCGAGATGAACCTGGCCAGCAACAGCACCCTGATCGCGCCGCTCGTGAGGCCGGGGCAGTCGGACATCCCCCTTGTGCTGACCGCCTCCGTCCCGGGGTCCACCTTGCCCACCGTCTCCTTCGGGGAGGGGATCTCCGTCACGGTGAAGGGCATGCGGACGGTGAAGTACGCCGTGCCGGGCAATACCTACCCGGATGAGGCGCAGGTGCTCGAGCTGCTGGTGAGCGTGAGCGCCAACGCGGCGCTCGGGCTCCGGGGCGTCTGGATCAACCAGGCCCAGTCCCCCATCGCGTTCCCCGCCGCGCTGAACGTCGTCGCTGGTTAGGGAGAACACACCCATGCCCCCACTTCCCATCCCGCTCGGGCGTCTGGTGCTCCCGGGGCTCCTCTTTCTCGGGGCCTGCGTCAGCCGTCCGTCCATCCAGGAGCCGGCGGGCACCGAGGCCCGGACGGCTCCTCCGGTGGCCAAGGACTCCTCGGCCCGCGCCCCCGCCCCGCGGTTTTCGTGCAGCGGCACCCAGAACATCCAGTTCGGTCCCAACGTCCCGCCGGATGTGAGCCGTGTCACCAGCCAGCTCGACGCGAATTGCTTCGCCTGGTCGGAGTTCATCTCCCTGAACTGGCCGGCCGCCGCCATCCTGCCGGATGGTGGAACGACGGGCGCCTCCTTCGGCGCGCCCGGCGATCTCGGGGCGGTTCAATGGCAGACGTTCATGAGCACGGAGCAACTCTTCCTGCCGGACGGCGGGACGCCACCTCCGTGGGGCACTCCGTCAAGGATCTCCGAGGACTGTCTGGCCGAGGCGAACGTCAGCCCGGAGCAGGCCAGCTCGATGCTGGCGCTGAACGTGGTTTCGAAGTTCGAGACCCAGTTCTCCTCGGGGAGCGGCAATCAGGCGTTCCCTCGCGATCTCCCCGCGTGGCTGGGCGCCAGCCATGGCACCAACGTCTGGTACGAGGTCCGGATCAGCGAGCCTGAATACACGTATATCGTGGACGCGGGGCTCTACAACGCGGCCAACCAACTGGCCCTGGTGGATGGGGGCGCGGGGAGCCCCATCGTGAACCCGATGGGTTCGTGGCAGCCGAATACGATGGGTGCTCTCGAGCTGAAGGCGGCGTGGATGGAGGTGCCCAATCCCCAGGACAGCCGGTGGAATGCGTACAAGCTTTCCCCGGCGGTGGTGGTGGAGCCGGCGACCCAGAAGTGCCGGGCCACCACGGTGGCGCTGGTGGGTCTGCACATCATCCACAAGACGGTCACCCAGCCCACCTGGGTATGGGCGACCTTCGAGCATGTGAACAACGCGCCCGACCACGGCGCCGACGCCGGGACGACGAGCTGGAACTTCTACGATTCCCAGTGCAAGCCACGGACGATCGCTCTGGACAAGTCCTGCTCGGTGGACGGCGGCACCTCGGTCACGGTGGGCTGTACGCCGAACGAGCCGCCCCCCTACTGGCTCGGTGGCGGCTGCCCGGCTCCGGTCCCCATCCAGGTGACTCGGGTGACACCCATCGAGTCGACCGCTCAAGAGCGCTCGATAAATCCCAGGAAGTGAAAGCTGGGTGATCCAAAGGTGGGTGGGGAAGGCAAAGCCCCACCCCTGGGGTTCGGGTGCAAGAGGTACCATGTGAAGTAGGCAGGGGGAGTGAGCCAGAAGAAAGCGCGGGCAGCAGAGGGAAGAGTCCGGACGAAAGAGCCGGACAGGTCGCAAGGCTGGCTGTTCAAGCAGATGCCGGAGCAGTTGGTGGAGCCGGAGCACCCGGTGCGGGTAGTGGCGGCGGCGGTGGAGGCGTTGGACCTGAGAGGCTTTCTGGCCGGGGCCAAGGCGGTGGAGGGACATGCGGGACGCCCGGTGACAAGTCCCCGGTTGCTGTTGGCGCTGTGGGTGTACGGGATTGAGCAGGGAGTGGGGACGGCGACGGAGCTGGCGCGCCGGTGCGAGGAGGACAGGGCGTACCAGTGGCTGGCCGGTGGAGTGAAGGTGAGCCACGACAAGCTGAGCCAGTTCCGGGTGGAGCACCTGGAGGTGTTGCAGCAGGTGTTTACCGACGTGCTCTCGGTGCTGTTGCAGCAGGGGCTGGTGAGTTTGGAGCAGGTGGCGCAGGACGGCACGCGGGTGAGGGCCAGTGCCTCGGCGCCTTCGTTCCGGCGGGAGCAGTCGCTGCGGGAGTGCCAGGAGCAGGCCGAGCTGCACTTGCAAGCGGTGCTGGCGCAGAAGGACGACCCGGAGCTGACGCGTGGGCAGCAGGCGACACGAGAGGCCAAGGCGCGTGACTACCAGGCGCGGGTGGACGCGGCGCTGGAGGCGATAAAGCAACAGCAGGCCAGGAAGAAGGGGGCGGACAAGGAGAAGGTGCGCGCCTCCTCCACGGATGCGGATGCACGGGTGATGAAGATGGCCGATGGGGGTTTCCGACCCGCCTACAACCTGCAATTCGCGGTGGCTGGGGAGGCGCTGGGAGGGCCGCGAACGATTGTGGGAGTGGAAGTCACCAACCAGGGCAGCGACATGGGCAGCGTGAGCCCCATGGTGGAGCAGATTGAGCAACGCACGGGCCAGGTGCCCGAGCCGCGTGCTGGCCGATGGCGGCCATGCCACGTGCGCAGACGTGAAGCAGTGCGCGGCCAAGGGGGTTGAAGCGCTCATTTCGGTGCCCGAGCGCATGGCCCAGGCCGGGCAGCAGGGGGACCATTCCCCCGAGGTAGAGGCGTGGCGTGAGCGCATGCGCACCGACGAGGCCAAGGAGCAGTACAAGGCCCGCGCCGGCCTGGTGGAGAACGTCAACGCGCAGGTGAAGGGGCGCTATGGCCTGACGCAGGTGACGGTGCGGGGGCTGGACAAGGTGAAGTGTGTCGCCTTGCTGGTGGCCCTGGCGCACAACCTGGCCGCACACGGCCAGCCTCTGGTGGATGCGCTGCTGGCGCGCCAGAGCGCGCTTGCCGAGCCGGCTCACCTCCTCGAGCTGGCTCCAGGCAACGCGGCCTCTCTCGGTGGCGGCATCAGTCCGGTGCCGGTGGACCAGGTCACCGCCTTGCCTGCTGGCTTCTGACGGCCAGCCCCCTGCCGCGTGTGGTGTGACCGGGCCTCTCAGGCTCCAACCAGGCGATGAGCCCCCGGGCTGTGTGGTTGAATCCCGCTCTCGCCTGCTTCCCACCTGTACAACCCCCCCCCTCCAACTCCGCGCCTCGGGATGGGCGATTTCCTCCGCCCTCCCCTCCACTTCCTGATCGCGCTCTGCTCCCGCGAGGGATTTATCGACTGCTCTTCAGGCCGCCAACCAGACCGTCCAGGCCGCGATCGCCGAGAACTACCCGGACTCCGTCTGGAAGAACTACGTGCTGGTGAACACGCTCTGGTCCACGGCTCCGAGTCAGAATCCCACGAAGCCGGTCAAGGTTCCGCTGCCCTTCGCCGGTGCGACTCCGTCCAACAACATCCCCATCGCGAACACGACGATGGAGACGTATATCCAGACGGGGTCTCCGGACAATGCGAGCAATTGCATCAGTTGTCACCGGAACGCGAGTATCGCTGGGGATTCGGGGTGGTCTTCTGACTTCAGCTTCGTCTACGGACTGGCGAGTTCGTCGCCGCCACCCGGCGAGCCGCTGAAGCTCAGAAGCCCCGCGCCAGGCAAACCGCAGAAGGTGGTGTTCCCACCGACGATGCGGCGAATCCTTCGCTGAGTGCCAGGAGTCGGCGTCGCGTTCACGCGCGACGCCTTCTCAGGAGGCGAGCCCACTTCTTGATGTGTTCGGGCTTGCTTACGCCTCGAACAGGATGCGGGCCGGGGCCTCGAACACGCGGGTGATGACGAGCTCGCGATCGGCGAGCGACTCATTTGCGCTTGCGGCTGTTGTCATGGTGCCTCTCCTTTTGCATCAGGTCCTTCACGTACTCGTCGAGCTGGTCGAAGCTCTCCTCCCAGAAGCGGCGGTGGTCGCCCCCGTGAGCGGCGCCGCGTTGCGGCGCACGGGGCGGAACTGGGCATCGCGGCCCCGCGAGACGAGCCCCGCGTGCTCGAGCACCTTCAGATGCTTCGAGATGGTGGGCTGGCTGAGCTGGAAAGGCGCCACGAGCGATAAGGTGTCAAAGCGCTCGTTTCGACACCTGCCACATCCGAGGGGTGGTGCCTTCGAGAAGTTCCTCGAGGAGCTATTCGACGCCTACGGCCTTGCGGCGCGTGAGGCCTTCCATCTCCGAGGTGAGCAGAGCAGCTTCTTGCTCGGGACTGAGACCTATCGAGGCCCCGCACGCCCGCGCCCTGCAATTGCTCCAGGGCCTCGCGGCGCATGCAGAGGGACCAGGGGTTCTGCATGACGAGCTGGCCGAAGTAGCCCAGGCCGCTTCCCTGAAGCGGGCCGAAGCGCGCTCCCGATGTCAGCACGGCGTAGGAAGGCGCCAGGGGGCGCACCAGCTCGCGAAGCCGGATGAGCTCCTCGTGCGGAACGGGCCAGGAATCCAATAGCTTCTCCTGGTCCCCGGGCGGCAGACCCGACAAGTCCACGCACGGGTATTGGCCCATCGTATATTCCTCTGGCGGTAAATCACAGACAGGGCAGCGCTCCACACCGGGCAGCCCCCACTTGTGGACAGCGTTCAGGTTGCCCGTGTAGCGGGGCGATGAGTCTCGCTCCAGCTCGTGGAATTTCATGTGGTCGATTCGCGAGCCCGAAGTTCAAGGACGCCACGGTGGATGCGCAGGTGGACTTGCTCCGGAATGAGCATCGTCCATTCGTGGATGTTGATGCCGCAATCCCTGAGCCAGGTCCTGAACTCCTGCGCCTGGGGGAAGAGGCGGTGCTTGAGCATCGTGCCTTCGAGGCGCGGAAAGGCGGGGAGGATGCCCTGGCGGTAGCGGAGCCCGGAGACATCGTCCTCGTCGCCGCGGGCGACCCCAGTGGAGCTCATTCATGAAACAGGCAGCCCTCACAGCCGCGCACCTCGCTCGCGGACGATCGAGTTCGTTCTTCCCCTGATTCGACAAGTGCTGCACCTCACTTCGTGCGCAGGAGTCGCCGCCAGCGGACGAGCACTTGACGTTGGCGGTGGATGGGCCAATCCGGCTCGATACTGGGGGCTTGGCCCAAGAGAAGCGCCAGCTCGAGGGTTGCTCGAGCGCGCACTTGGAAGGAACTGCGAGCTGCCTCCAGCTCGTCGAGGCATGCTGTTGGTGAGAAGGGGCGGCCATGACGAAAGCGCATGGCTTTCTGGAAGTGGGAGGCATGGTCCTTCCACCAGTGGCGCCATGCTTTCTCATCAGTACTCGGTTGCTCGACCGCTCGGTCTGGAGCGTCCTCGTCCTCCTCATCGGGAATATGCACTTTCTGGGTCAATCCTGCTCCAGTGACGAGCGCCAATGCGGAAGCGGCGGCGAGCCGGAGCGCGAGCTGAGGCGACGCGAGGTGCTCGATGAGCTCAGGGATGGTGGAAGCGATCCCCAAGATGCCGAGTGCCTCGAATGCGGACGAGGCCAGGGAGGAGCGCGCGCAGAGCCGGCGTAGGAGTGGCACATCCTGTTCTCTGCCGGCGAGCGCGAGCAAGCGCACGAGCGGAGGAGATGGGGTGTTGGACTGGCAGAGCTGACGGCAGACCTGCAGGGCTCTGGATGAGCCCAGGAGCAGGGCGGCTCGCAGCATCGGCTCGGCGTCGTCCGGTGGAAGGTGGCTCAGGGACTGCTCGACGAGAGGCAGTGCGGGCCCGTAGCCCAGGTGGGCGAGGGATAGGGCGGCGGTACTACGGACCTTGGAGTCGGCATCCTCACGTAGCAAGCGGATGAGGTGCTCATGCTCACCTTCCCGACGGTAACCGAGAAGACGCGCGGCTGTGGCTCGGATGAGGGGGCGCTCGTGAAGGGCTGCCTGGATGCAGACGGACACCCATTCTGGATGCCGTGCGAGTGCGATCGCCTCGAACCAGGAAGGCAGGAGTTCCTCGTCGGATTCTATTCGGACCTCCAGCACGCGTGAGATGGAGGATTCCTCGGGAGCAAGCGATGCCAGGACGTGGACGGCGGCCATGAACTGCCCCATGTCGCCCTCGGCGATGAGCTGGCGGGCACTCCGGAGCGCCACGTGACCTCCAGCGCGCAGGGCGTCCATGTGGCGATCGAGCCGGGCTTCCATCTGCTCCGCGTCCAACCAGGAACGGTCTGGTGCATGAAAGCAGCGCTGTCGCTGCCGCAAGAGGAATTCCACCTCGGATTGATGCTCTTCCTGGAACTCGCGGATGAACTGTTCGGCGTCAGGGTGGCCCAGGAGCGTCTTGAACATGGGAAGGGGCGGTGTATGCAATGGGCTGTTCACCGATACCGGGCAAGCCCCAGGTTGTCCTTGAGGAGCTCCGCGAGCCGCTCGGCTTCCTTCTGGTTCAGAGCGGCGAGCTCGATACTGGGCAGGAAGCCAGGGGCCTCATAGGCGTCGATGACCGCATCCCCTCGCTCGTATGCTGGCGACCATTCCGCTCCGAAGGGAAGTCGCTCGAATCCCAACTTGAGGCAGATTTCTCCCAACACCTGCAAGCCCTTTCCTTCGAAACGGTCCGTCCATGTCGTGGTTGCATACAGACTTGCGCGGTGAGGAAGTAGCGGCATCCGGATGGACGTCAGGGCGGAGCTGAAGAGCGCATCACTCAAAGATGCATGGTCCAGACGGGCACGTGCCGGGAAATCCGGGCTGGGTTCTCCGCGAATGACAGGGGGATCGTTTGCCGACCTGCGGCAATCCAAGAAGAGATCCGAGCCCTGGGCCCCCGTGTCCATTGCGAAGAGCACGTATTCACGAGAAGGAGGGTGCCAGCTCTCTTCCGTGTAGTACTCGAGGAGGGCCTCAATGGTAGGGTCCATGACTCCCTCATAGATGATGAGCTTTCCCGTGCTCCGGCCCATGCATTCCAGGAAGCCACGGTGAACCGATGGCAGGCGGCGTTCCAGTATGTCCTCGAGCTGCCCTATTTTTTCCCTGCTGGCCCCATCAATTGTGGTGATGAACTCCGGGTCATATCTGGCAATGTAGTCCAACAAGGCGCCAATCTGCTCTTCCAAGGCGGGACTCCTACTCGAATCGGATGATGCTTGTTCGTATGGCCCGGATCAGGTGGATGGCTGTGCGGCACAAAGCATCTGGGGGATGGCCAGTTTGCAACTGTCGCAGGACTCGATGGAATGGTTGTGCGTGTGTCCCGACTTGGAACCACCACACCAGGCCTCTGTCATTGCGAGCGGGCTACAACCCCGTTTCGCCGCTTGCTGGATGAGCTTCTGTGCTGCGCAGTTTCCAGGCTCATTCCCACCGTTCTTCCTCTTGACCGTGATGGGCTTGCTGCTGGGCAGATTGACAAAGCCATCCGGATAGACGGACGGCTTGAATCCGGCGGCGCGAGCCACGTCTTCCCACCCATCCAAAGGCTGGGGAGTGGCCGGATTGCTGGGCGGTCCCGAAACCGCGGCATAGGTGTCCTGATGGGGAGGTGGGCCAGGGCAGTCCGTGATCAAGACGCCGACCATCTTTCCGCGCCGATTGCCGGGCTTCTGGATGCCCTGACCATAGCCAGATTCGAGAGCCGCGATCATTCTCGCGGTCTTGTCGCGGCTCTCCTGGGTCTGCGGGATATCGAACGGAGGGTGATCGGCCATCGGCTTTCCGCAGTGGGGACAAACAGGCTCGTCTGTGTTCGGGTAGCTCCCCATGTACCCACCGCCGAGCTGCGGCTCCCCACCTGTATTGTCCGCGTTGCCATTGTGCCGGCAGATGTCCATGAAACGGACGACACCTCTCCCCTCCACCTTCACGTCAATGCTGGAACTGGCCCAACTCATTCTCCCCTTCGTCTTCGCCGAGATGAGGCCGCCTCCGGCCGTGCCTGGCTCGTCGCCCGTACTTGTACTCAGATAGGAGTTGGCCAGTGCGATGGAGTGGCCCTCGATTTCAACACTCGTGGAGCCATTCGCGAGGTCGCTGTCCTTCGCGATGTTGACGTACGGCACCGGCACGGGCCCACCCGGACTCGGCGTCTTGCATACATCTGGCGCCGGGCAGGTATTGGTCAGCCCATCTCCTTGATGCACCACGGAACGGCCGTTGACGAATGCCTTCATGGTTGACCCTCGACGACGCAGGCGCCGACGTGTCCCGTGTCGGAGCATCCATGAACCAGGACACGCGCGGCCTGCCCGTGAGCTGGCTCCAGTCTACCCACCCGGTGCAATGCGAGCCCCAAGCCCATGGCACCCGCGGCTGCCCCCACGTCTCCCAGTGATTCAGCCACGAGCCGAACCACGAGGGGCTCTGGCATGAGGGGAGCGTTGCGCAGGCTCGCCCAATGGAATTCACGCGCCCAGAAGCTCTCCCCCGTCTGGCAGGAAAGGACCTCGTCCACCTTCCGGCCCCCCACCAGGGGATGCTGGTGGAGTTCGCGAAATACATCCGTCAATCCGTCTGCCAGGTTGGGCTCCTCCTGGAGGAAATGATGGCACTCCTTGGCCAATGCAAGAGCAATCACCCAGCCTTGCGGCTTGGGGCCCCGTACGTCGAAGTGGGCCGCCGAGGTTAGCAGGAAGAATCCGGCCCCCTCTCCTGGAATGATGCCGTCACGCTGGGCGGTCCCCTGAATGCGATTCTTCCTGGATAGATGACTCAAGGACGCGACATCACACATCGAGTCCACCGCTCCCACCAGGACGCGCGAGTACCGCTGACTCCTCAGGAGCTCGGCAGCCTGAACCAGAGCGGAAAACAACCCGGCGCGCCCCTCTGTTCTCAGCCCGGACGCGGGCACCTCGAGCCGCACCGAGCCCGCGGTGTCCCGCAGCGCCTCGAGTAGCACTGTCTCCTGTACTGGAGCGCCGCTCTCTGGCGTCGGGAGAGAGAGCACCAAGGGCAACCGCTCGGCCTTCTCGGCCTGCCCTGTACGCAGGCATTCCTCCAGCGCGGTGACGGCCATGGCGGCCATGCGCTCGGTGCGCGAGAGCCGAGGCTCCAGTAGCGTCAATGTCGAGGCAATCACTGGCTGCCTCGCCCTATCACGTAATTGTGAGGAACGGAATCGGGTGGTGCCAGCGACCCACTCCGCATGCGTCATCCGGGCAGTCAGCCCCAGGGGCGAACACAGCCCGATTCCAAGGATCGCCAACCTTGCTGGTGCATGCGTGGGCCTCGTCATGGAAAGCACTCCTCCCAAGGCTCCAACACGCGAACTACGCTGTATTCGTGCGCAGCGAGCTGACGGTGTGCGGGAATGGTCGCGCGCCAGATGAGCGACAATACCTGTTCATCGGGTTCCAGGTGGACGGCATCCAGTCGCAATTCACGCAACTCCTTGCGATGGCTGAAGTACACCTTCACCCCCAACCGGCGTCGTGGCAGTGGGAATGCGTACTGTCCATCTGGAGAGAAGCCAGAGAGCACGACCTGCTCGCCACCTCGTAGGGGCACCTCCGTCCGCAGCCCTGGAGCAGCCGCGAAGAAGAAGCGCTCCTCGAAGTCTCGGGGCCACAATGGAGCCCGCCGCTCCACCCACTGCGCATCGTAGGTTCCGGCTAGCGCCAACCGGGGCTGCCATCCACGAGCAATGGGACCGAAGCCCGCAGGTTCCTGGCGGTCGGTGGGGGCTTCCATGCACCGCAGCGGGTCTTCCAGGTTGGGCAGGGGACAGTCCACCGCCTCGCGCACCGAGGCGTAGAAGCCACGCCCCACCGGGTTACGTGGCTCATAAGAGGGAGGTTCATCTCCTCTCGCCTGTGCCACGCCACCAAAGCTGCGCTCGTACAGGAGCGACATGGACTCGAAGGGCAGAGGCTCGGAGGGCCGAGGGCCCAGCACTCCGTTCTTCCAGAACCTGTCCCCCCACACCTGCACGCCTTTCTTGCACGGTCCCACTCGAACCGCCGCGAGCATCTCCTTCACCGGCCGACCACCTGGAGCCCAGGCCGTTCCGGACACGTACACATCCGTGCCTGGCCGACTCCAGGCCGTTTGTGCCTCATACCTCAGGCTGGAGCGGCCGGGCTCACCCCAATACACATCAGACAAAGGGGGCGGCGGTTGCTCGTCGCTCGGCTCCAATGGCTCCGAAGTGGGTCGACCTGCTTTCGGCAACCGGAAACGTCCAGCCGCGCATATCACCAGAACCTCGAGCCCCTCCTTCGTGAGCGACGGGAAATCCGCTACCGCGAAAGGGCTGAGGTTCTTCAGGTTCGGCATTCTCTCCCCCCAGGAGCGGCCGAGCATACCTGACTCCTGAGACCCCGCGAGTCCCAAGCCCAGTGCAGGCCACGCCTCCACTCGGGTCAGAGCCTCTCGAAAGAGGGGCTCCGCAGAGGTGTCAGAGGACTCGTACAGCGATGTTGTAGAAGGTGGCGCCGCACTCGTCGGCGGTGGCGCGCGCCAGCAGCATCTTGCCGCAGCCCGGCGGGCTGTAGAGGAGGCTCCGCCGGCCTTCTTCCGGAATCGCTCGAAGAGGCTGGGCTTCTGGCGGGGCAGGATGATGCGGGCCGCCCACGTCGGCGAAGGAGAGGGGCGGCTGCGGAGGCGCGAGGACGAGGTCTACCTCGTTGGCGATGATGAGCGTCGAGGCGTCGGCCAGCCGGAGACATCCACGTGCTCCGGCAGCGATGCGACGTCGAGCACATACGGCTCCGGGACACTGTGGCCCATGGCGACACCACAGGTGGGGCACGGAGGATGGGGGGGGCAGGCAGTCCGGGTGGAACCGTCCGTGGATTTCGAGCTGGATGTCTCGCAGCTCGGGTGCGCGTCTGGTACGGAACCGCAC contains:
- a CDS encoding transposase, with product MKQCAAKGVEALISVPERMAQAGQQGDHSPEVEAWRERMRTDEAKEQYKARAGLVENVNAQVKGRYGLTQVTVRGLDKVKCVALLVALAHNLAAHGQPLVDALLARQSALAEPAHLLELAPGNAASLGGGISPVPVDQVTALPAGF
- a CDS encoding DUF4150 domain-containing protein; its protein translation is MKAFVNGRSVVHQGDGLTNTCPAPDVCKTPSPGGPVPVPYVNIAKDSDLANGSTSVEIEGHSIALANSYLSTSTGDEPGTAGGGLISAKTKGRMSWASSSIDVKVEGRGVVRFMDICRHNGNADNTGGEPQLGGGYMGSYPNTDEPVCPHCGKPMADHPPFDIPQTQESRDKTARMIAALESGYGQGIQKPGNRRGKMVGVLITDCPGPPPHQDTYAAVSGPPSNPATPQPLDGWEDVARAAGFKPSVYPDGFVNLPSSKPITVKRKNGGNEPGNCAAQKLIQQAAKRGCSPLAMTEAWCGGSKSGHTHNHSIESCDSCKLAIPQMLCAAQPST
- a CDS encoding ArsR/SmtB family transcription factor; its protein translation is MAPFQLSQPTISKHLKVLEHAGLVSRGRDAQFRPVRRNAAPLTGATTAASGRRASTSSTST
- a CDS encoding cytochrome c family protein, with protein sequence MPPLPIPLGRLVLPGLLFLGACVSRPSIQEPAGTEARTAPPVAKDSSARAPAPRFSCSGTQNIQFGPNVPPDVSRVTSQLDANCFAWSEFISLNWPAAAILPDGGTTGASFGAPGDLGAVQWQTFMSTEQLFLPDGGTPPPWGTPSRISEDCLAEANVSPEQASSMLALNVVSKFETQFSSGSGNQAFPRDLPAWLGASHGTNVWYEVRISEPEYTYIVDAGLYNAANQLALVDGGAGSPIVNPMGSWQPNTMGALELKAAWMEVPNPQDSRWNAYKLSPAVVVEPATQKCRATTVALVGLHIIHKTVTQPTWVWATFEHVNNAPDHGADAGTTSWNFYDSQCKPRTIALDKSCSVDGGTSVTVGCTPNEPPPYWLGGGCPAPVPIQVTRVTPIESTAQERSINPRK
- the sitI6 gene encoding SitI6 family double-CXXCG motif immunity protein — its product is MCLGLVGPLAPSYAVLTSGARFDPLQGSGLGYFGQLVMQNPWSLRMRREALEQLQGAGVRGLTDCLTQVRFRTRRAPELRDIQLEIHGRFHPDCLPPPSSVPHLWCRHGPQCPGAVCARRRIAAGARGCLRLADASTLIIANEVDLVLAPPQPPLSFADVGGPHHPAPPEAQPLRAIPEEGRRSLLYSPPGCGKMLLARATADECGATFYNIAVRVL
- a CDS encoding HEAT repeat domain-containing protein, with translation MFKTLLGHPDAEQFIREFQEEHQSEVEFLLRQRQRCFHAPDRSWLDAEQMEARLDRHMDALRAGGHVALRSARQLIAEGDMGQFMAAVHVLASLAPEESSISRVLEVRIESDEELLPSWFEAIALARHPEWVSVCIQAALHERPLIRATAARLLGYRREGEHEHLIRLLREDADSKVRSTAALSLAHLGYGPALPLVEQSLSHLPPDDAEPMLRAALLLGSSRALQVCRQLCQSNTPSPPLVRLLALAGREQDVPLLRRLCARSSLASSAFEALGILGIASTIPELIEHLASPQLALRLAAASALALVTGAGLTQKVHIPDEEDEDAPDRAVEQPSTDEKAWRHWWKDHASHFQKAMRFRHGRPFSPTACLDELEAARSSFQVRARATLELALLLGQAPSIEPDWPIHRQRQVLVRWRRLLRTK
- a CDS encoding DUF2169 family type VI secretion system accessory protein, which produces MLGRSWGERMPNLKNLSPFAVADFPSLTKEGLEVLVICAAGRFRLPKAGRPTSEPLEPSDEQPPPPLSDVYWGEPGRSSLRYEAQTAWSRPGTDVYVSGTAWAPGGRPVKEMLAAVRVGPCKKGVQVWGDRFWKNGVLGPRPSEPLPFESMSLLYERSFGGVAQARGDEPPSYEPRNPVGRGFYASVREAVDCPLPNLEDPLRCMEAPTDRQEPAGFGPIARGWQPRLALAGTYDAQWVERRAPLWPRDFEERFFFAAAPGLRTEVPLRGGEQVVLSGFSPDGQYAFPLPRRRLGVKVYFSHRKELRELRLDAVHLEPDEQVLSLIWRATIPAHRQLAAHEYSVVRVLEPWEECFP
- a CDS encoding transposase, whose translation is MSQKKARAAEGRVRTKEPDRSQGWLFKQMPEQLVEPEHPVRVVAAAVEALDLRGFLAGAKAVEGHAGRPVTSPRLLLALWVYGIEQGVGTATELARRCEEDRAYQWLAGGVKVSHDKLSQFRVEHLEVLQQVFTDVLSVLLQQGLVSLEQVAQDGTRVRASASAPSFRREQSLRECQEQAELHLQAVLAQKDDPELTRGQQATREAKARDYQARVDAALEAIKQQQARKKGADKEKVRASSTDADARVMKMADGGFRPAYNLQFAVAGEALGGPRTIVGVEVTNQGSDMGSVSPMVEQIEQRTGQVPEPRAGRWRPCHVRRREAVRGQGG
- the sitI6 gene encoding SitI6 family double-CXXCG motif immunity protein, with translation MKFHELERDSSPRYTGNLNAVHKWGLPGVERCPVCDLPPEEYTMGQYPCVDLSGLPPGDQEKLLDSWPVPHEELIRLRELVRPLAPSYAVLTSGARFGPLQGSGLGYFGQLVMQNPWSLCMRREALEQLQGAGVRGLDRSQSRARSCSAHLGDGRPHAPQGRRRRIAPRGTSRRHHPSDVAGVETSALTPYRSWRLSSSASPPSRSI